In the genome of Fluviispira vulneris, one region contains:
- a CDS encoding asparagine synthetase B family protein, producing MCGYSGLIFSPSSTYAKDSQNKEKFFAAAARLQHRGNEPMRKEAFNNLLLAHFRLAFQGIATNIQPMFNQNKKWVITFNGEIYNFPKLRKKIQTEFEYNFQTKGDTEAILAGFLNYGQQIKDLLEGEYSFVISRTDGTEIFAMRDPYGVKPLFLALEGVDSKIFANAQEVYLFDTRSIHFASEIKGLMCEKKWDRNGFIKQFVGLYEPIRTPFQNIIQLPPNSFLYAKKSGNTFNTKIQINNKPIRNAFITEEKNDNELYGEFSKRLSRSVHNRMLSETELGVYLSGGVDSRVIAYEASQYYLKNKINKKLKSFTISFKNEVFDEANESLAYAHKLNFTPHVLQIHDQDLAYSYKHAVYHSENIQPYTNGAAKWWLSRFTAKYVKGVLTGDGADELLCGYPSFQYVNWWKFALHNREEKNLFDKIAKTPLGQNWRDSVYAKKFLNESKDPWAAGSSAEGLGEDFIESLTVWGVPHPLFTQIKTIATSLLGADEADKFLKEQRESVSSWFAFGLKNSDEFLTDPNNSLLLWQNYFARTHLPVQVLNWVGDRMEMANTLEGRTPFLSMEMKNFIYNLKDNMLIRGFENKSILRRSYKSKIDSHYAMAPKKQFGAPFLFEEKEIKKSQQNILLKAKETNLFEEKAIKDLILVLNDPSFKKKSSPHTYTHLQAAFQTFMSFSMIDDSIVKEITPKRNLEYEEKVIINQKVF from the coding sequence ATGTGTGGTTATTCTGGTCTTATTTTTTCTCCTAGCAGTACTTATGCAAAAGATTCACAAAATAAAGAAAAATTCTTTGCTGCAGCTGCACGTTTGCAGCATCGTGGCAATGAACCTATGCGCAAAGAAGCATTTAATAACCTTTTATTAGCTCATTTTCGCTTGGCATTCCAAGGAATTGCCACAAATATTCAACCCATGTTCAATCAAAATAAAAAATGGGTAATTACCTTCAACGGTGAGATCTATAACTTCCCAAAATTGAGAAAAAAAATCCAAACAGAATTTGAATATAATTTTCAAACAAAAGGCGATACTGAAGCCATTCTTGCTGGTTTTTTAAATTATGGTCAACAAATAAAAGATCTCTTAGAAGGTGAATACAGTTTCGTGATCAGTCGAACAGATGGTACAGAGATCTTTGCTATGCGTGACCCTTATGGAGTGAAACCTCTTTTTTTAGCCCTTGAAGGTGTCGACAGCAAAATTTTTGCCAATGCACAAGAAGTATATTTATTTGACACGAGATCCATTCATTTTGCCAGTGAAATAAAAGGACTGATGTGTGAAAAAAAATGGGATCGCAATGGATTTATCAAGCAATTTGTTGGATTATATGAACCAATTAGAACACCGTTTCAAAATATTATTCAATTGCCACCAAATTCTTTCTTATACGCAAAAAAAAGCGGTAATACATTCAATACAAAAATTCAAATTAATAATAAACCTATTCGAAATGCTTTTATTACAGAAGAAAAAAATGATAATGAATTGTATGGTGAATTCTCAAAAAGATTAAGCCGTTCAGTACACAACAGAATGCTATCCGAAACAGAACTCGGAGTTTATTTAAGCGGAGGAGTAGATTCCCGAGTTATAGCTTATGAGGCTTCACAATATTATTTAAAAAATAAAATTAATAAAAAATTAAAATCATTTACAATTAGTTTTAAAAACGAAGTCTTTGATGAGGCCAATGAATCTCTTGCTTACGCCCATAAGTTAAATTTTACCCCACATGTGCTTCAAATTCATGATCAAGATTTAGCGTATTCTTATAAACATGCAGTATATCATTCAGAGAATATTCAACCCTATACAAATGGAGCTGCAAAATGGTGGTTAAGCCGTTTTACAGCTAAATATGTTAAAGGTGTTTTAACCGGTGATGGAGCCGATGAGTTACTTTGTGGTTATCCAAGTTTCCAATATGTGAATTGGTGGAAATTTGCTTTACACAATCGTGAAGAAAAAAATTTATTCGACAAAATTGCAAAAACGCCTTTAGGTCAAAATTGGCGCGATTCAGTTTATGCAAAGAAGTTTTTAAATGAAAGTAAAGATCCTTGGGCCGCAGGCTCAAGTGCAGAAGGATTGGGAGAAGATTTTATTGAAAGTCTTACTGTTTGGGGAGTTCCTCATCCCCTTTTCACTCAGATAAAAACTATTGCAACATCCCTTTTAGGCGCAGATGAAGCAGATAAATTTTTAAAAGAACAGAGGGAATCTGTCTCTTCTTGGTTTGCATTTGGTCTAAAAAATAGTGATGAATTTCTCACAGATCCGAATAATTCCTTGTTACTTTGGCAAAATTACTTTGCAAGAACCCATCTACCAGTGCAAGTTCTTAATTGGGTTGGGGATAGAATGGAAATGGCAAATACTTTAGAAGGACGTACTCCATTTTTATCTATGGAAATGAAAAATTTTATTTATAATTTAAAAGATAATATGCTTATAAGAGGTTTTGAAAACAAATCAATTTTACGCAGAAGCTATAAAAGCAAAATTGATTCACATTATGCTATGGCTCCTAAAAAACAATTTGGTGCCCCTTTTCTCTTTGAAGAGAAGGAAATAAAAAAAAGTCAACAAAATATATTATTAAAAGCTAAAGAAACAAATTTATTTGAAGAAAAGGCAATTAAAGATCTTATTTTAGTACTTAATGATCCTTCATTTAAAAAGAAATCATCTCCTCATACATACACACACTTGCAAGCTGCTTTTCAAACATTTATGAGTTTTTCAATGATCGATGATAGTATCGTTAAGGAAATTACCCCAAAAAGAAACCTTGAGTATGAAGAAAAGGTTATTATTAATCAAAAAGTTTTTTAA
- a CDS encoding PilZ domain-containing protein, translating to MKFLAVSQDKSLLKSMCTEFEHQKYAVFSASSLKEAAEVCEKEKPEVIVADHIQTDGNFFDFYDSLKMAAKTEAPPVAILLVDQKSTLTPEVAIAMGAWALYTKPFNIKSLYYSVEDAVFSRRAGYTKRLDERVELISRLEIKLESASEYISTFSTNISFGGFFAALTSNIPELNEKVDFKLKFTNSDVIEGKGRVAWVRKTPKVGAQMGCGIQFSAGREKYVKVLVPIINEARTRQIETASFQIEDLKELLALSIQAAKEKISKKLSEIEYIPPAEKITIMCRLPQIHSAFTELMYELIYPMREIPNSKCTVEIKNLDEKNVQVIFTCIPSGTSLYIDQLIAEKVQPILDLHKASIESEFNSINSTVTITLPKN from the coding sequence GTGAAATTTCTTGCTGTGAGTCAAGACAAGTCTTTATTAAAATCGATGTGCACTGAGTTTGAACATCAAAAATACGCTGTTTTTAGTGCGAGTTCACTGAAAGAAGCAGCAGAAGTCTGTGAAAAAGAAAAACCTGAAGTTATCGTTGCAGATCATATTCAAACTGATGGAAATTTCTTTGATTTTTATGATTCATTAAAAATGGCAGCAAAAACAGAAGCCCCACCTGTGGCAATTCTTTTAGTTGATCAAAAGAGCACTCTTACGCCTGAAGTGGCCATTGCTATGGGGGCTTGGGCTTTGTACACAAAGCCATTTAATATAAAATCTCTTTACTATTCTGTGGAAGATGCGGTCTTTTCACGTAGAGCTGGATATACAAAAAGATTGGATGAGCGGGTAGAACTGATTTCGCGCTTAGAAATTAAACTCGAGTCAGCCTCTGAATATATCTCAACTTTTTCGACAAATATCAGTTTTGGCGGTTTCTTTGCGGCGCTTACTTCAAATATTCCTGAGTTAAATGAAAAAGTAGATTTTAAATTGAAGTTTACAAATTCTGATGTGATTGAAGGAAAAGGCAGAGTTGCTTGGGTGCGTAAAACCCCAAAAGTTGGGGCACAAATGGGTTGTGGCATACAGTTCAGCGCGGGTCGGGAAAAATATGTGAAAGTGTTGGTACCGATTATAAATGAAGCAAGGACAAGACAAATTGAAACAGCATCTTTTCAAATAGAAGATTTAAAAGAGCTATTAGCTTTATCCATTCAAGCAGCAAAAGAAAAAATATCTAAAAAATTATCGGAAATAGAATATATCCCTCCTGCAGAAAAAATAACAATTATGTGTCGACTTCCGCAAATACACAGCGCATTCACTGAACTGATGTATGAACTTATTTATCCAATGCGTGAGATTCCAAACTCAAAATGCACAGTGGAAATAAAAAATCTAGATGAGAAAAATGTACAAGTTATATTTACTTGTATACCAAGCGGAACTTCACTGTATATCGATCAACTCATTGCAGAAAAAGTTCAACCAATTCTAGATTTACATAAAGCTTCGATTGAAAGTGAATTTAATTCTATAAATTCAACAGTTACAATAACATTGCCAAAGAATTAG
- a CDS encoding MarC family protein codes for MSFITALMEQNSTIGSSFTYLFSTFVSVFVMVDPFAAIPVYLLLTERFTPADVKKTRRKSILVASAILLTFAITGMSVLNFFGISISALRIAGGILLLKFALDHLKGDSEKIKSDEENESLTKDDISIVPLAMPLLAGPGAISTIVTQATRGKSWLDFLLLLIAIILVMWVTAIFLKYSQYLYRLLGKTGLNLMGKIMGILIAAIAVEFIIIGVSEAYKNLIK; via the coding sequence ATGAGCTTCATCACGGCACTGATGGAACAAAATTCTACAATTGGATCTTCCTTTACTTATCTTTTTAGCACATTTGTCTCCGTTTTTGTAATGGTGGATCCTTTTGCAGCAATACCAGTGTATCTTCTTCTGACAGAGCGTTTCACCCCTGCCGATGTCAAAAAAACACGACGCAAATCCATCCTTGTTGCCTCAGCAATTTTGCTCACTTTTGCCATAACTGGTATGAGCGTTTTAAACTTTTTTGGTATCTCTATTTCAGCATTGCGCATAGCAGGAGGGATTTTACTCCTAAAATTTGCCCTCGATCATTTGAAAGGTGATTCAGAAAAAATTAAAAGCGATGAAGAAAATGAAAGCCTAACAAAAGATGACATTTCAATTGTCCCTTTAGCAATGCCACTGCTTGCTGGACCAGGAGCCATTTCAACAATTGTGACCCAAGCCACACGTGGCAAATCTTGGCTAGACTTTCTACTGCTTTTAATCGCTATTATTTTAGTTATGTGGGTCACCGCTATCTTTCTCAAATACAGTCAATATCTTTATCGCTTATTAGGAAAAACCGGTCTCAATTTAATGGGCAAAATTATGGGGATTCTTATAGCAGCGATTGCAGTAGAATTTATCATCATAGGTGTCAGTGAGGCATACAAGAATCTAATAAAATAA